A stretch of the Amycolatopsis sp. BJA-103 genome encodes the following:
- a CDS encoding MmcQ/YjbR family DNA-binding protein, producing MSVRSDEFHRMLEALADVQRSDATEWESYSVRGKRFGYYWPRTQTVGLKQTLSEQEALVAERPDVFEVQFTAGGFGWVVVQLDGIESDELTELVYEAWRLSAPDELVEQVPPPC from the coding sequence GTGAGTGTGCGGAGTGACGAGTTCCACCGGATGCTGGAGGCGCTCGCGGACGTCCAGCGTTCCGACGCGACCGAGTGGGAGTCGTACAGCGTTCGTGGCAAGCGGTTCGGGTACTACTGGCCGCGGACCCAGACCGTCGGCCTGAAGCAGACGCTGTCCGAGCAAGAGGCGCTCGTGGCCGAGCGGCCGGACGTCTTCGAAGTGCAGTTCACCGCCGGGGGCTTCGGCTGGGTGGTGGTCCAGCTCGACGGCATCGAGTCCGACGAGCTGACCGAACTCGTCTACGAGGCCTGGCGGCTGTCCGCCCCGGACGAACTGGTGGAGCAGGTTCCGCCGCCCTGCTGA